From the Leptolyngbyaceae cyanobacterium genome, the window CTGCTAACGATCGCATCTCTAGTGCTAGTTGTCGGGCGATTGGGTGATATGTGGAATAAAAAGTGGCTGTATTTTGGTGGGTCGATACTGTTCACCTTCGGCTCTTTATTATGCACATTTGCACCATCGGCAAGCTTTTTGATTGGGTTTCGAGCGTTACAGGGAGTTGGTGCTGTAATCATCTCAGTAGTCGGTCCAGCAATCATTACGGAAGTGTTTCCAAAAGAAGAACGTGGCCGTGCTTTAGGTATTATCAAAGGAATAGTAATGTTAGGCGTTACCACAGGCCCATCAGTAGGAGGACTATTGATTGGTTTGGGAGGTTGGCGTTTAATTTTCTGGGTGAACATACCAATTGGTATAATTACCACTTTAGTTGTTGCTGCGATCGTGCCTTCTAGTGTTAGTAGTGAGCGTAAACAAGGCTTTGATTGGCTAGGTTCGCTGCTGGTGATGATATCATTGACTTGCTTTACACTTGCCATAACCTTAGTACGTCCAGAGAGTTGGTTTTCACTAACACAGCTGATTTTGTTGGTCTTAGCTACGATTAGTCTAGTTTGTTTTCTAGCGCTGGAAAACCAAATATCAGATCCAATACTTGACCTGACGATTTTCCGATCTTTACTATTAAGCCTCAGCTTATTGTTAGGTTGGATGGTACTAATAGTTAGGGTAGGTATAACTTTTATCCTTCCTTTCTTCCTAGAGTTGGTTAAAAATTATCCGCCTCTTCAAGCGGGATTATTGATGGCTGTCGGGCCAATTTTTTCTGCATTAATTGCACCTGTAGCTGGCAGTTTATCCGACCGCTTTGGTGCGCGTCTTGTTACATTAATTGGGCTAGTGTTGATGGTAATTGGCTGCTTATCGATCAGTACCTTTAATAGAGAATTAACTGTTGTTGGCTATATTGTGCGAACTTTTCCCTTGGCGCTGGGAACGGGAATATTCTATCCATCGAATCAAAGTGCGGTGATGGGCGCTGTAACGTCAGAGCGTTTAGGTAT encodes:
- a CDS encoding MFS transporter translates to MNSSQEQSKETVDERSLSIKWWVLLGIAIGEFMYALDTLIVNIALPVLERDLHASFAAIQWIPLSYLLTIASLVLVVGRLGDMWNKKWLYFGGSILFTFGSLLCTFAPSASFLIGFRALQGVGAVIISVVGPAIITEVFPKEERGRALGIIKGIVMLGVTTGPSVGGLLIGLGGWRLIFWVNIPIGIITTLVVAAIVPSSVSSERKQGFDWLGSLLVMISLTCFTLAITLVRPESWFSLTQLILLVLATISLVCFLALENQISDPILDLTIFRSLLLSLSLLLGWMVLIVRVGITFILPFFLELVKNYPPLQAGLLMAVGPIFSALIAPVAGSLSDRFGARLVTLIGLVLMVIGCLSISTFNRELTVVGYIVRTFPLALGTGIFYPSNQSAVMGAVTSERLGIASGLLSLSQTLGETTGLTLIGTMFSLLTSASAKLASHIELTNAPIEALLFGVQMTFRIIAPILMVAAILTAFLWWLEQRKKLSYQEKVLPLA